In a single window of the Pseudohongiella acticola genome:
- the hrpA gene encoding ATP-dependent RNA helicase HrpA produces the protein MNKDLRSRIKQCLSADQFSLQQALSRLNRRAAEGRVDAGYQQALATLQARIEKSMASVQSRLAKIPVINYPAELPVSEKRQDIADALERHQIVVVAGETGSGKTTQIPKICLELGYGVKGLIGHTQPRRLAARAVASRIAEELGETLGQGVGYQVRFSDNTTEHTFIKLMTDGILLAEIQQDRFLNKYEVLIIDEAHERSLNIDFLLGYLKRLSRQRPDLKIIITSATIDVEKFSRHFSDAPIISVSGRTYPVEILYQDPAELDGDDKDDEILLAGVMQALRRLESLERQRRQRPGDVLIFLSGEREIRDLAMALRKQELRQTEILPLYARLTQNEQQRIFAPHQGRRIILSTNVAETSLTVPGIRYVIDSGLVRISRYSVQSKVQRLPIEPVSQASANQRAGRCGRVASGICIRLYSESDFLGRPQYTDPEIQRTNLSAVILQMLLLKLGDISQFPFVEAPDRRAINDGFKLLDELGAIDNERKLTETGRAMARLPVDPRLGRILLEAAQRHSLYELLIIVSALSVQDPRDTPADKRQAARQKHQQFANAESDFLSWVVLWEEVEKQRQALTQGQFRKYCKENFLSWLRLREWRETHRQLSLSCQSLGFKAPGRTENQDIDYESVHRAMLPGSLNQLGQKTQDGFYLGSRGRKFSLFPSSALYKKMPRWIVSAELIETSRLFATMAARIEPDWAVDAAPHLLRRDHFEAHWEKKRGEVIAYEKISLFGLTLIEKRAVSYGAIDPVLSRDIFIREGLVAEQLETGLAFYHANSDLLATVRRQEEKERRPDILVSDDQLAAFYDERLPKSINNVAALEHWYREAQQQSDPLRMQREDVVARDVDQGSEVAFPDSTAVHHNELSINYRFEPGSAEDGISIDVPAPLVSSLTQLDLDWAVPGLVQERAVALMKSLPKALRKQFVPVPDFASRALENAGQSKEGRPTQTLVELLTEQAWSMKRIRLAPDDWDPAALPLHLQPRVRVLDARQRVLAVEQDLSRLQQQFSGSAAAATRVSTHPLERSGITDWDFGDLPPMVETNEGIRLLRYPALRDEGDSVAIVLCESELGAGQVSQRGLARLLMLRTAQQKNMILKQLGRVQNTLGLKLITQDKAWLEHAVSAVYRLCFRLNERRILTQAGFEALLVEGRAELVEQAGRLCRLLTESYDLLFTIRRQLASLPASYTALSRDIEGQLSFLFPDDFPLSVADAWLWEYPRYLKALQQRLDKLPANLKRDQDSQAVIAELQAMYGQAHVQARSAEDRNLAEFLWWLQELRVSLFAQTLGTRGPVSEKRLRKLLAPPR, from the coding sequence ATGAACAAAGATTTGCGGAGCCGGATCAAGCAGTGCCTGAGTGCGGATCAATTTTCGCTACAACAGGCCTTGTCCCGCCTGAACCGCCGGGCTGCAGAAGGTCGGGTTGACGCTGGCTACCAACAGGCACTGGCAACACTGCAAGCGCGTATCGAGAAATCGATGGCCAGCGTGCAGTCGCGGCTGGCAAAAATACCGGTTATCAACTATCCAGCCGAATTGCCGGTATCAGAGAAGCGCCAGGACATAGCTGATGCGCTGGAACGGCATCAGATTGTTGTCGTGGCAGGCGAAACCGGTTCCGGCAAAACCACACAAATCCCGAAAATATGTCTGGAGCTGGGTTACGGTGTGAAGGGCCTGATTGGCCACACCCAGCCGCGCCGTCTGGCTGCGCGCGCTGTCGCGTCACGCATTGCCGAAGAGCTGGGCGAGACCCTGGGGCAGGGCGTCGGCTATCAGGTCAGATTCAGTGACAACACCACGGAGCATACCTTCATCAAGTTGATGACTGACGGCATTCTGCTGGCTGAAATTCAGCAGGATCGTTTTCTCAACAAGTATGAAGTTCTGATTATTGATGAGGCTCACGAGCGCAGCCTGAATATCGATTTTCTACTGGGTTATCTCAAGCGTCTGAGCCGCCAGCGTCCCGACCTGAAGATCATTATTACCTCGGCCACCATTGATGTCGAAAAGTTCTCACGGCATTTTTCTGATGCACCCATCATCAGTGTGTCTGGACGGACCTATCCAGTAGAGATTCTGTACCAGGATCCGGCTGAACTGGATGGCGACGACAAGGACGATGAGATACTGCTCGCTGGCGTGATGCAAGCGTTACGGCGGCTGGAGAGTCTTGAACGCCAGCGTCGGCAGAGGCCGGGTGATGTGCTCATTTTTCTTAGCGGTGAACGTGAAATTCGTGATCTGGCGATGGCACTACGCAAACAGGAATTGCGACAGACCGAGATCCTGCCGTTGTATGCACGGCTGACCCAGAACGAGCAGCAACGTATTTTTGCGCCACATCAGGGACGACGAATTATTCTGTCCACCAACGTGGCCGAAACCTCACTAACGGTCCCGGGAATCAGGTATGTCATCGACAGCGGGCTGGTGCGAATCAGCCGCTACAGTGTGCAGAGCAAAGTGCAACGGTTGCCGATAGAACCGGTGTCGCAGGCCAGTGCGAATCAGCGTGCCGGTCGCTGCGGCCGGGTTGCCAGCGGCATCTGTATACGCCTGTATAGTGAGAGCGATTTTCTGGGTCGACCTCAGTACACGGATCCGGAGATCCAGCGCACCAATCTCAGTGCTGTGATCCTGCAGATGCTGTTACTCAAACTGGGCGACATCAGTCAGTTTCCCTTTGTTGAAGCGCCTGACCGTCGTGCAATCAACGATGGTTTTAAACTGCTGGATGAGCTGGGTGCCATCGACAATGAGCGCAAATTGACCGAAACCGGAAGAGCGATGGCGCGACTACCCGTTGATCCGCGGTTGGGTCGAATACTGCTTGAAGCCGCACAGCGGCATTCACTGTATGAGCTGTTGATCATTGTCAGCGCGCTGAGTGTTCAGGATCCGCGCGACACGCCGGCGGACAAACGTCAGGCAGCAAGACAGAAACATCAACAGTTTGCCAATGCAGAATCTGACTTTCTGTCGTGGGTGGTGCTGTGGGAAGAGGTAGAGAAACAACGTCAAGCATTGACGCAGGGTCAGTTTCGCAAATACTGTAAAGAAAACTTTCTGTCCTGGCTGCGCTTGCGTGAGTGGCGCGAAACCCATCGTCAGCTGAGTCTGTCGTGCCAATCCCTTGGTTTCAAGGCGCCTGGGCGCACAGAAAATCAGGACATCGATTACGAATCGGTTCACAGAGCGATGCTGCCAGGGTCGCTGAATCAACTTGGCCAGAAAACCCAGGATGGGTTTTACCTGGGCAGTCGTGGACGAAAATTTTCGCTCTTCCCCAGCTCGGCACTGTATAAAAAAATGCCGCGCTGGATTGTCAGTGCGGAACTGATCGAAACCAGTCGTCTGTTTGCTACCATGGCGGCACGTATCGAGCCCGACTGGGCGGTGGACGCCGCACCGCACCTGTTGCGTCGTGATCATTTTGAAGCGCACTGGGAGAAGAAGCGTGGTGAAGTGATCGCCTACGAGAAAATCAGTCTGTTCGGGCTGACCCTGATTGAAAAGCGCGCGGTGTCCTACGGTGCAATCGATCCGGTGCTGAGCCGGGACATCTTCATCCGTGAAGGCCTGGTGGCTGAGCAACTGGAGACAGGTCTTGCGTTCTATCACGCTAATTCGGACTTACTGGCCACGGTTCGGCGCCAGGAAGAGAAAGAGCGGCGTCCGGATATTCTGGTCAGCGATGATCAGCTGGCGGCATTTTATGATGAGCGACTGCCCAAATCGATCAACAATGTGGCTGCGCTGGAACACTGGTATCGTGAAGCGCAACAACAGTCTGATCCTTTGCGTATGCAGCGTGAGGATGTTGTCGCGCGTGACGTTGATCAGGGCAGTGAAGTCGCTTTTCCCGACAGTACGGCAGTTCACCATAACGAGTTATCCATCAACTACCGGTTTGAACCGGGTAGCGCCGAAGACGGTATCAGCATTGATGTACCGGCTCCATTGGTCAGCAGTCTGACCCAACTCGACCTTGACTGGGCTGTGCCCGGTCTGGTTCAGGAGCGTGCTGTGGCGTTGATGAAGAGCCTGCCCAAGGCCCTGCGAAAACAATTTGTGCCAGTGCCCGATTTTGCGTCGCGGGCACTGGAAAACGCCGGTCAGTCAAAGGAGGGCAGGCCTACCCAGACGCTGGTTGAATTATTGACCGAACAGGCCTGGTCTATGAAGCGTATTCGCCTGGCGCCCGATGACTGGGATCCGGCCGCGCTGCCTTTGCATCTGCAGCCCAGAGTTCGTGTGCTTGACGCCAGGCAGCGGGTGCTGGCGGTGGAACAGGATCTGTCCCGGCTGCAGCAACAATTCAGCGGCAGTGCGGCGGCCGCGACACGAGTGTCAACGCATCCGCTTGAGCGTTCCGGGATCACAGATTGGGATTTTGGTGATTTGCCGCCGATGGTGGAAACCAATGAGGGCATTCGCTTGCTGCGCTACCCGGCGCTCAGAGACGAAGGTGACAGCGTTGCCATTGTGTTGTGCGAGTCCGAACTCGGTGCCGGCCAGGTGTCTCAACGTGGTCTGGCGCGCCTGTTGATGCTGCGGACAGCACAGCAGAAGAACATGATCCTGAAACAGCTTGGCCGCGTACAAAACACGCTGGGGCTCAAATTGATTACACAGGACAAGGCCTGGCTGGAACATGCAGTGTCTGCTGTTTATCGGCTCTGCTTTCGCCTGAATGAGCGCAGGATCCTCACCCAGGCCGGGTTTGAGGCGTTGCTGGTGGAGGGCAGGGCTGAGCTGGTGGAACAGGCAGGGCGGCTGTGCCGCTTGCTGACAGAAAGTTATGACCTGTTGTTCACGATCAGGCGACAACTGGCTTCTTTGCCTGCCAGCTACACGGCCTTGAGCAGGGACATTGAAGGCCAGCTGAGCTTCCTGTTTCCCGATGATTTTCCGCTTTCGGTGGCGGATGCCTGGCTTTGGGAGTACCCCAGGTACCTGAAGGCCCTGCAGCAGCGCCTTGACAAATTGCCGGCCAATCTTAAGCGGGATCAGGACTCGCAGGCGGTGATCGCTGAGCTGCAGGCGATGTATGGTCAAGCGCATGTGCAGGCCAGGAGCGCTGAAGATCGGAATTTAGCAGAATTCCTCTGGTGGCTGCAGGAGCTGCGGGTTTCGCTGTTTGCCCAGACCCTGGGCACCCGGGGCCCGGTATCGGAGAAGCGCCTGCGCAAGCTGTTGGCGCCCCCCCGATAG
- a CDS encoding MlaA family lipoprotein, whose translation MQYRCSKISALAMSLGLSLSVATSSVSAQQAPDYDPWQPVNVKVHAFNDYVDSKVLRPVANGYTRYVPLLARRGVSNFFANINNISVLANNLLQFKLQAAANDTGRLMLNTTFGLGGVLDLATWAGFDKNEEDFGQTLGYWGVPPGPYVVIPLFGPSTVRDGLGFGVDNYTNPLNHREDDLMRNAAFVLQQVDRRVEAMAVDSLMSGDPYIFTREAYLQQREYLVKDGEVASQQSDWGNWD comes from the coding sequence ATGCAGTATCGGTGTAGCAAGATATCAGCGCTGGCCATGAGCCTGGGCTTGAGCCTTAGCGTGGCGACCAGTAGCGTTTCTGCACAACAGGCACCCGATTATGATCCCTGGCAGCCCGTTAACGTCAAAGTGCACGCGTTTAACGACTATGTCGACAGCAAGGTCCTGCGTCCGGTTGCCAACGGCTACACGCGTTACGTGCCATTACTGGCGCGCCGGGGCGTGAGCAATTTCTTCGCCAATATCAATAACATTTCAGTACTGGCCAACAACCTGTTGCAGTTCAAGCTGCAGGCGGCGGCTAATGACACTGGGCGCTTGATGCTCAACACCACATTCGGCCTCGGCGGTGTTCTCGATCTGGCTACCTGGGCGGGTTTTGACAAAAACGAGGAAGACTTTGGTCAGACCCTGGGCTACTGGGGCGTGCCGCCCGGCCCCTACGTGGTGATTCCTCTGTTCGGGCCCAGCACTGTGCGCGACGGGCTGGGCTTTGGTGTCGATAACTACACCAATCCTCTGAACCATCGCGAGGACGATCTGATGCGAAATGCCGCCTTTGTGCTGCAGCAGGTTGATCGTCGGGTTGAGGCGATGGCAGTAGATTCGCTGATGTCCGGCGATCCCTACATTTTCACCCGGGAAGCGTATCTGCAACAGCGCGAATACCTGGTCAAGGATGGCGAAGTGGCCAGCCAGCAGAGTGACTGGGGCAACTGGGATTAA
- a CDS encoding tellurite resistance TerB family protein: MIAAIRQFFDNQLASPEQETSEHKVERLRLASAALMFELLKTDRHIDDRETRMLRQVLARTFAMDEQQLDDVIKLAEEEAAQAVSLYEFTSLMNETYDYEDKVLLVENLWRLALADDHLDKYEEQMIRKTADLLYVSHSDFIKTKLRVRDEQG, encoded by the coding sequence ATGATAGCAGCGATCAGACAATTCTTTGACAACCAGCTCGCCAGCCCTGAACAGGAGACCTCAGAACACAAGGTGGAGCGCTTGCGGCTGGCCAGTGCCGCACTGATGTTTGAGCTACTCAAGACCGACCGTCATATTGATGATCGTGAAACCCGGATGTTGCGTCAGGTGCTGGCCAGGACCTTTGCAATGGATGAGCAACAGCTTGATGACGTTATCAAACTGGCAGAAGAAGAAGCGGCGCAGGCTGTGTCGCTCTATGAGTTTACCAGCCTGATGAACGAGACCTATGACTATGAAGACAAGGTGCTGCTGGTAGAAAATCTGTGGCGACTGGCACTGGCGGATGATCATCTGGACAAGTACGAAGAGCAGATGATTCGCAAAACAGCGGACCTGCTTTACGTGTCACACAGTGATTTCATCAAAACCAAATTGCGTGTGCGTGACGAACAGGGTTAA
- the dusA gene encoding tRNA dihydrouridine(20/20a) synthase DusA: protein MTHNNTVDNTRSIARQQHASGVSPHRFCVAPMLDWTDRHERYFLRLLSRHARLYTEMVTTGALMHGDIKRHLQFDQAEHPLALQLGGSDPAALAHCAELAEQWGYDEVNLNIGCPSDRVQSGKFGACLMAEPDLVAACVTAMQAATTLPVTVKSRIGIDDKDSDEFLQRFVDSVASAGCRTFIIHARIAVLQGLSPKQNRDVPPLNYPRVRGIKQRYPELDIIINGGITGLEQSRQLLDGAHGSALDGVMMGREAYHNPYVLAQVDQQLFKDETPVPSRGDIMSAYLPYVETELAQGTPLQHMTRHILGLFKGQNGGRLFRRHLSENAYRKNAGINVLTDALALADASIKSTC, encoded by the coding sequence CTGACACACAACAACACTGTTGATAACACCCGGAGTATTGCCCGTCAGCAACACGCAAGCGGGGTCAGCCCGCACCGTTTCTGCGTGGCCCCGATGCTCGACTGGACAGATCGCCATGAGCGGTATTTCCTGCGTCTGCTCAGTCGCCACGCACGGCTCTACACCGAAATGGTAACCACCGGCGCCCTGATGCATGGCGACATAAAACGGCACCTGCAGTTCGATCAGGCCGAACATCCACTGGCGCTGCAGCTGGGCGGCAGTGACCCGGCGGCACTCGCCCACTGCGCTGAACTGGCTGAACAATGGGGCTATGATGAAGTCAATCTCAACATTGGCTGTCCCAGCGATCGCGTGCAGTCAGGCAAGTTTGGCGCCTGCCTGATGGCGGAGCCGGACCTGGTTGCTGCCTGCGTCACCGCCATGCAGGCGGCCACCACGCTGCCGGTCACGGTAAAATCCCGCATTGGCATTGACGACAAGGATTCTGATGAATTTCTGCAACGCTTTGTAGACAGCGTTGCCAGCGCCGGTTGCCGAACCTTCATCATTCACGCACGAATTGCGGTCCTGCAGGGACTAAGTCCCAAACAGAACCGGGATGTGCCGCCGCTCAACTATCCGCGGGTTCGCGGCATCAAACAACGTTACCCGGAGCTGGACATCATCATCAACGGTGGCATCACCGGTCTGGAGCAGAGCCGCCAGTTACTCGACGGCGCCCATGGCAGCGCTCTGGATGGCGTCATGATGGGGCGCGAGGCCTACCACAACCCCTATGTTCTGGCACAGGTTGACCAGCAGTTGTTTAAAGACGAAACGCCAGTGCCCTCCAGAGGCGATATCATGTCGGCCTACCTGCCCTACGTTGAAACCGAACTGGCACAGGGCACGCCACTGCAGCACATGACACGACACATCCTGGGGCTGTTTAAAGGACAGAATGGCGGACGCCTGTTTCGCCGTCACCTGAGTGAAAACGCATACCGCAAGAACGCAGGAATCAATGTCCTGACGGATGCCCTTGCGTTGGCCGACGCCAGCATTAAAAGCACGTGTTGA
- the gltX gene encoding glutamate--tRNA ligase translates to MSNTPTSQVRTRIAPSPTGDPHVGTAYIALFNRCFARQHGGEFILRIEDTDQTRSTARSEQDILQALRWLGLDWAEGPDNGGPHGPYRQSQRSDIYREHIQILLDKGHAFRCFCTAERLDAVRAEQMANKQTAGYDGHCLSLSDKEIANKLEARESHVIRMKVPQEGECVFHDRLRGEIRINWQQIDMQVLMKSDHLPTYHFANVVDDHLMEITHVIRGEEWINSTPKHILLYQHFGWQEPQFCHMPLLRNPDKSKLSKRKNPTSISYYQDMGYLSDAMVNYLGMMGWTMPDGREKFTLAEMESAFDIDRVSLGGPVFDVEKLNWLNGKYIRENLDTDTFAEAYSQWALADGKMTQIIPLIKDRVERFSDVVPLAGFFLSGLLPVHEQDFAHKQLSAEQCKHILQLYVWQLEQLTDWTRDDVERSAQQLAAFMGIKIRETLFPLFVAITGKAVSVSVIDAITILGLDVSRARIRHAVDVLGGVSKKEAKVLEKTFRELQSGVEKAI, encoded by the coding sequence ATGTCAAATACGCCAACTTCCCAGGTACGAACCCGGATTGCACCATCACCCACTGGCGATCCGCACGTAGGCACCGCTTATATTGCGTTGTTCAATCGGTGTTTTGCGCGCCAGCATGGCGGCGAGTTTATCCTTCGCATTGAGGACACCGATCAGACACGAAGCACCGCACGTTCGGAACAGGACATTCTGCAAGCGTTGCGCTGGCTGGGTCTGGACTGGGCCGAGGGCCCGGATAATGGTGGTCCTCATGGCCCTTATCGGCAAAGCCAGCGCAGTGATATTTACCGCGAGCATATTCAGATACTGCTGGATAAAGGTCATGCCTTCCGTTGTTTCTGCACCGCTGAGCGCCTGGATGCCGTGCGCGCTGAACAGATGGCAAACAAACAGACCGCTGGTTATGACGGGCACTGCCTGTCGCTGAGTGACAAAGAGATTGCCAACAAGCTTGAGGCTCGCGAGTCGCACGTCATTCGCATGAAAGTGCCGCAGGAAGGGGAGTGTGTATTTCATGACCGCCTGCGCGGTGAGATTCGCATCAACTGGCAGCAAATCGACATGCAGGTGTTGATGAAGTCAGATCATTTGCCGACCTATCATTTTGCCAATGTCGTTGATGACCACCTGATGGAGATCACGCATGTAATACGCGGTGAAGAGTGGATCAATTCCACGCCCAAACACATTCTGCTGTATCAGCACTTTGGCTGGCAGGAACCACAGTTTTGTCATATGCCCCTGTTGCGTAACCCGGACAAAAGCAAGCTGAGTAAGCGCAAGAACCCGACCAGTATTTCCTACTATCAGGACATGGGCTATCTGTCCGATGCCATGGTGAACTATCTGGGTATGATGGGCTGGACAATGCCAGACGGTCGCGAGAAGTTCACGCTGGCAGAAATGGAGTCTGCCTTTGATATTGATCGCGTGTCGCTGGGGGGGCCGGTATTTGATGTTGAGAAACTGAACTGGCTGAACGGTAAGTACATCCGGGAGAATCTGGATACCGACACCTTCGCTGAAGCGTACAGTCAGTGGGCACTGGCCGATGGCAAAATGACGCAGATCATTCCGCTGATTAAAGATCGGGTGGAGCGTTTCAGCGACGTTGTGCCGCTTGCCGGATTTTTCCTGAGTGGCCTGCTGCCGGTGCATGAACAGGACTTTGCCCACAAACAGCTAAGCGCAGAGCAGTGCAAGCATATTTTGCAGTTGTATGTGTGGCAGCTGGAACAACTGACGGACTGGACGCGTGATGACGTTGAGCGCAGTGCTCAGCAGCTGGCTGCGTTCATGGGCATCAAGATACGTGAAACCCTGTTCCCGCTTTTTGTTGCCATTACCGGTAAGGCGGTGTCGGTGTCGGTGATTGATGCCATCACCATTCTGGGGCTGGATGTGAGCCGGGCGCGCATACGACATGCCGTTGATGTACTCGGCGGTGTTTCCAAGAAGGAAGCGAAAGTACTGGAAAAAACTTTCCGTGAGTTGCAATCCGGAGTGGAAAAAGCAATTTAA
- the gltA gene encoding citrate synthase, producing the protein MNKKKARLSLAGSQEVIELPVLEGTIGPDVIDVRKLVSQGVFTYDPGFMSTASTESSITYIDGDAGVLLHRGYPIDQLADNSDYLETCYLLLNGELPDDAAKAAFIEEVTRHTMVDAQIAQLLNGFQRNSHPMAVLISLTGALAALYHDGLDIDDAEHRKLAAIRLIAKMPTLAAMTYKNSIGQPAMSPLNTLSYSENFLHMMFGVPAEAPNVSPVLAKAMDVIFLLHADHEQNASTSTVRLAGSTGANPYACIASGIAALWGPAHGGANEAVLNMLNEIGDESRIEEFIAKAKDKDDPFRLMGFGHRVYKNFDPRSKVMRKICDEVLADLGVENDPLFKIARRLEKIALEDEYFIERKLYPNVDFYSGIILKAIGIPTSMFTVIFALGRTPGWIAHWNEMISSAYKIGRPRQLYKGAAKRDYPV; encoded by the coding sequence GTGAACAAAAAAAAAGCCCGCTTGAGCCTGGCCGGCAGCCAGGAAGTGATTGAACTTCCCGTACTGGAAGGCACCATCGGCCCGGACGTCATTGATGTTCGCAAACTGGTCTCACAAGGTGTGTTCACCTATGATCCCGGGTTCATGTCGACAGCTTCCACGGAGTCATCAATTACCTATATTGATGGCGACGCCGGCGTTCTGCTGCACAGAGGCTATCCCATTGATCAGCTGGCAGATAATTCCGACTATCTGGAGACCTGCTACCTGCTGCTGAATGGCGAACTGCCCGATGACGCTGCCAAAGCGGCTTTTATTGAAGAAGTTACACGGCACACCATGGTCGATGCGCAGATCGCGCAATTGCTTAACGGCTTTCAGCGCAACTCGCATCCAATGGCCGTCCTGATCTCACTAACCGGCGCGCTGGCAGCCCTGTATCACGACGGGCTGGACATTGATGACGCCGAGCATCGCAAGCTGGCAGCTATTCGCCTGATTGCAAAAATGCCCACGCTGGCGGCAATGACCTACAAAAATTCAATCGGCCAGCCTGCCATGTCCCCGCTCAACACCCTCAGCTATTCAGAAAATTTCCTCCACATGATGTTCGGCGTTCCGGCCGAGGCGCCTAACGTCAGCCCCGTACTGGCCAAGGCCATGGATGTCATTTTCCTGCTGCATGCTGATCACGAACAGAACGCATCGACGTCCACTGTTCGCCTGGCCGGCTCCACTGGTGCCAATCCTTATGCCTGCATTGCCTCCGGCATTGCAGCGCTTTGGGGGCCGGCTCACGGTGGTGCCAATGAAGCAGTGCTGAATATGCTGAATGAAATTGGCGACGAGTCCCGTATCGAAGAATTCATTGCCAAAGCCAAAGATAAGGACGACCCTTTCCGCCTGATGGGCTTCGGTCACCGGGTTTACAAAAACTTTGACCCACGCTCGAAAGTCATGCGTAAAATTTGTGATGAAGTGCTGGCGGATCTCGGTGTTGAAAACGATCCATTGTTCAAAATCGCACGACGTCTGGAAAAAATCGCTCTGGAAGATGAATATTTCATTGAGCGTAAACTGTACCCCAATGTTGATTTTTACTCCGGCATTATCCTTAAGGCTATTGGCATCCCCACCAGCATGTTCACCGTAATATTTGCACTGGGCCGCACACCGGGCTGGATTGCACACTGGAATGAGATGATCAGCAGTGCCTATAAAATCGGTCGGCCACGCCAGTTGTATAAAGGCGCGGCCAAACGCGACTACCCGGTGTAA
- the sdhC gene encoding succinate dehydrogenase, cytochrome b556 subunit translates to MKDNRPKNLELQTIKFPLPAITSILHRISGVIVFVGIAILLFLLAESLSSEQGFNNVQQWLTAPLVKFVVWGVLAGLLYHLIAGIKHLVMDTGTGESLQGGINAARLVVIVSAIAIIAAGVWIW, encoded by the coding sequence GTGAAAGACAACAGACCCAAGAATCTCGAACTCCAAACCATTAAATTTCCGCTACCGGCGATTACGTCGATCCTGCATCGAATTTCCGGTGTGATCGTATTTGTAGGTATCGCCATTTTGCTGTTCCTGCTGGCAGAGTCACTGAGCTCGGAGCAGGGCTTCAATAATGTCCAGCAGTGGCTGACTGCGCCACTGGTCAAATTTGTGGTGTGGGGCGTGTTGGCAGGATTGCTTTATCACCTGATCGCAGGCATCAAGCACCTGGTCATGGATACGGGCACAGGCGAAAGCCTGCAGGGCGGTATTAACGCTGCCAGGCTTGTTGTCATCGTATCTGCAATCGCAATTATCGCCGCGGGGGTGTGGATATGGTGA
- the sdhD gene encoding succinate dehydrogenase, hydrophobic membrane anchor protein, with amino-acid sequence MVKNVMSFGRSGLSDWVIQRVSAVILAVYFVGLLAFMLLTPDLGFAEWQALFSSTWMRIASLAALLALCAHAWIGMWTIATDYLNNYMIGNKGTVIRFLFQAACVLLIFIYLVWGVQILWGL; translated from the coding sequence ATGGTGAAGAATGTGATGAGTTTTGGCCGTAGTGGCCTGTCGGACTGGGTTATCCAGCGCGTCAGCGCGGTTATCCTGGCTGTCTATTTTGTTGGTCTGCTTGCTTTCATGCTGCTGACCCCGGATCTGGGTTTTGCCGAATGGCAGGCGCTGTTCAGCAGTACCTGGATGCGAATCGCCAGTCTGGCGGCATTGCTTGCCCTGTGCGCACACGCATGGATCGGGATGTGGACCATCGCCACGGATTACCTGAACAATTACATGATTGGCAATAAAGGCACTGTGATCAGGTTTCTGTTTCAGGCAGCCTGCGTGCTGTTGATATTCATCTACCTCGTCTGGGGTGTTCAGATTTTGTGGGGACTATAA